The DNA segment AACCTGGACTTCTATTCGTTGTCTGCATTCAATATCTTACATCGGTAATGCCAAATAACGGGTACAGATGTGACAAAGAATAAGCTGCCGCTAAAGCTATAGCCAACAGTATTAACAGCCCTAAATCATATAGCGTAAACACAGACGAATAATAATACGTTCTCCGGCGACTGTTGTGAAAAGCCTTGGACTCCATAGCTATCGCTACACGATGCGCCCGGCGGATGCTCTGGGATAGTAACGGCACAGCATATAGTTTCGTCTGCTCGACCCAGCCCCGCATGCCCTGAGCATGCCGCACCCCACGTATTTGAAGCGCGTTCCTCCTGATTTGGAACTCTTCCCAAACCATCGGCAGGAGCCGTACAGAAGCCATAAAACTATAGGCATATTTCGGGGCCAGCTTCACCTTCTGCATCAGGGCATAGAACAAAGCGACCGAAGAAGTCGTTAGCACATACAGCAGTCCCTCGGCAGCGAATGTAATCGACTTAAAGCCGATATGAATCCCTCTATAGAAGCTCTCCTCCGAAATGCGGATAATTCCCCACTTCCACCATAGCGTATCCCCTTTACCGAATAAGACCATAGTGATGGAGGAAGAGACAAAAACGAATAATAAGGGGAGGATCAGAATCAGGATTTTCCATGGCGGATGCCCGCTCATCAGAAATAGCACAAGGTAGATGACAATCGCCTGGTAAACGATAAAATCCAAGCTATGTGTAAACAAGGTCAGCAGGAACAACCCCAATATAATACCCAGTTTTGCAGCAGGATTGGCCCGGTGCAGCCAAGTTTCTCGCGTGGGCGTTAGAAATTTCCTCATCGTTTTCCCTCTTCCTGCGTTTGTTTTCCTTCTTGCTGTGTTTGTTGTCCCTCTCCCTGCGTCTGTTTTCCCTCTCCCCGCGTTTCCTGTACTAGACTATCCCTCAGTTGCTTCATTTCTTCTCCACGCTCCGTAAGCTGCTGGGAGATCATCTTTCCCTCCCGTACCTCCCAACGCTGAGTGGCGATAATATCTGCAATTTTCTCCTCATGCGTAACCATGACGATCGCCGTCCCTAGACGACGAAGCTCCTCGCAAACTTGCAAAATAGCAAAGGTATTTACGGCATCCTGCCCGAAAGTTGGCTCGTCCAGCAAAAGTATCGGCTTATCCAGCACGGCAGCGCCAGCTACACTTAGTCTACGCTTTTGCCCAAGGGAAAGCTGATAGGGATGCCGATGGTCCAAGCCCTTCAGGCCGAAGGTACGTAATGATTTGTTCACCTGTTCTAAGACAACTTCCTCAGACAGTCCCTCCTGTCGCAAGGAAAAGGCAATTTCCTCTCCTACCTGCTCAGCTACGAACTGAAATTCTGGGTTTTGAAACACAAAACTGATTTGACTCGCAGCCTGTTTCACCTGCTTTTGCCGCTTCTTCCATCGCACCCTCCATTTCCGCACGTGCTCATCACGATCCAATGGCTGTCCCTGCAGCAAATAGCTTCCCTCCGAGCTAAGCAAGCCCATCAAGCTTAATAGCAAAGAGCTTTTTCCCGCGCCATTCGGCCCGGTAATAGCAATGAAATCTCCTGGTGCAATGGATGCATGCTCTACATCAATTACCGATTTCCCATGTCTCAGCCCTCGGAATTGAGACAACTCCAGCAGTGCTTCTGCCTGTACGGTCAACGGCGGTTTGGGCAGAACCGGCTCAAGGAGCGCTTCTCCTTCCGGTGAAGTGAAGAAGTGCTCCCAGACGCCAGGATACCAAATTCCGAATTCCTTCAACTCGGATTGGTACATGCTGAACACCTCTTGAGGCGCTCCTTCGCCAAGCATTTGTCCTTCCGGGCCAAAGAGAATGACTCGGTCTACAAAGTCAGCGATTTCCTCAATCCGGTGCTCTACAATAATAAGCGTTCGATCTGGCGAAATTTTCTTCACCGTATCCCATATCTGCTCACGGCCTTCCGGATCAAGCAGCGCAGAGGGCTCATCAAGGAACAGCACCTGCGGATTTGAGAGCAAGAC comes from the Paenibacillus lentus genome and includes:
- a CDS encoding energy-coupling factor transporter transmembrane component T family protein, with translation MRKFLTPTRETWLHRANPAAKLGIILGLFLLTLFTHSLDFIVYQAIVIYLVLFLMSGHPPWKILILILPLLFVFVSSSITMVLFGKGDTLWWKWGIIRISEESFYRGIHIGFKSITFAAEGLLYVLTTSSVALFYALMQKVKLAPKYAYSFMASVRLLPMVWEEFQIRRNALQIRGVRHAQGMRGWVEQTKLYAVPLLSQSIRRAHRVAIAMESKAFHNSRRRTYYYSSVFTLYDLGLLILLAIALAAAYSLSHLYPLFGITDVRY
- a CDS encoding ABC transporter ATP-binding protein, whose product is MVPRLTSGAAVSDRHNQAADIAAGVTELRLKFPGEDRFVFKDLTIHVRQGEKVLLLGPSGSGKSTLLQVLSGIIPSLVEVPMRCKDQYPPASWGFVFQDPDTQFCMPYVDEELAFVLENLAVPRSEMRGRMDEVLRAVGLQLPELHVQIDSLSQGMKQRLALASVLLSNPQVLFLDEPSALLDPEGREQIWDTVKKISPDRTLIIVEHRIEEIADFVDRVILFGPEGQMLGEGAPQEVFSMYQSELKEFGIWYPGVWEHFFTSPEGEALLEPVLPKPPLTVQAEALLELSQFRGLRHGKSVIDVEHASIAPGDFIAITGPNGAGKSSLLLSLMGLLSSEGSYLLQGQPLDRDEHVRKWRVRWKKRQKQVKQAASQISFVFQNPEFQFVAEQVGEEIAFSLRQEGLSEEVVLEQVNKSLRTFGLKGLDHRHPYQLSLGQKRRLSVAGAAVLDKPILLLDEPTFGQDAVNTFAILQVCEELRRLGTAIVMVTHEEKIADIIATQRWEVREGKMISQQLTERGEEMKQLRDSLVQETRGEGKQTQGEGQQTQQEGKQTQEEGKR